Part of the Sphingobacterium sp. LZ7M1 genome, AATTTGAAATTAAGGATTCCAGTTTCATGAGATTGGAGGATATAGAATTGGTTGCTGAAAATCAGATCGATGTGCAGACCGTTCTGGGTGTGATAGATGATGATATCATTTCCTCGGAAGGGGACATGAGCTCACAAGATATTCAGGCATCCGTTATTCTCTCCAATGACCTTTACCTGAATAAAGTAGGGTTTAAGCTCTTTCCTTATCGTTTTAGAGTTCGTGGATACGACCCACATTACGAACAGATCTATATCAACGGCATTTTGGCGAATGACCAATACCGCCGAGTTTTTAATTACGCTTCAATCGGAGCGTTAAATGACCTGACCCGAAATGGGGATGTGGTCAATTACAATCAAATAGGAACATACACTTTCGGAACCATTGGAGGTTCTGAAAACATCAATATGCGAGCAAGCTCCTATGCAAAGGGAGGGAAGCTCACACTGTCCTATACGAATAGGAACTATTATGCACGCTCCATGTTCAGTTATTCAACAGGGCTAAATGAAAAAGGTTGGGCATTTACGGGTGCTATCGGTGGTAGGTTTTCTGATAAGGGATTTATTCCGGGGACATCCTATAGAAACTTTTCCTATGCATTGTCGATGGAAAAACAATGGCAGGGCGGCGATCATTCGCTTTCCGTGCTCAGCTTTGGTTCACCAGTAGTTCGGGGCCAACAAGGATCCTCTTTTCAGGAGGTCTATGACTTGGTCGGTGATAATCTATATAATCCAAATTGGGGCTATCAAAATGGTAAGATCCGTAATTCAAGAATGGTCCATGCCTATGATCCGACCTTGGTCATTTCCCATCGCTGGAAAATTGATGACAGGAGCAGTTTGACCTCTGGAGGTATTTTACATTATGGTCGATACAGTAATTCGGCATTGAACTGGTATAACGCCATGGATCCACGACCTGATTATTATCGTTATTTGCCCTCCAATTTTTCAAGGTTTACCCCTAGACTTGACATGAGGACTATCGAACAGTATACCCAGCTTTGGAAATCTAGGGACCCTAAGGTCACTCAGTTGAACTGGGAAGAAATGTACCGTCAGAATCTGAATCCTGAGAATATTAGAAAAACGAACGGTGCTGCTTTGTACACCTTAGAACGCAGGCATTCTGACCTGATGGAAGGGACAGTGAACATAACATTCAATAAGCTTTATCAAAATAATTTTAATCTAACAGCAGGTATTGAGGCTAGAAAGACGAGATCATACCAGTATAAGACCATAGATGATCTGCTGGGAGCCGACCATGTCGTTGATCTAGACAAGTTTGCCGAACGGGAGAATCCAGGTAATGAAAATGTCAAGCAAAATGACCTTCTTTTTCCCAACCGAAAGGTTTATGAGGGCGATATTTTCGGCTATGATTACGATATAGATATTCAGGCTGTGAATGCATGGTTGAGTAATGGTTTTCAATCCAGGAATTTAGAGTTTTATTACGGAACAAAAATCAGCTATACCGATTTTCGTCGGGTTGGAAATATGAGGAACGGCCGGTTCCCTGACCATTCGTATGGGAAAGGTCCTAAATATGACTTTGTGGATTTTACGGTAAAAGCTGGCCTGACCTATAAGTTTGATGGCCGGAATTTCCTTTCTGCCAATTCTGCCTATATCACAGAGCCACCAGCTCCCGATCGATCATATGTGATGCCGCGGGTTACAGACCGCGTCGTTAAAGGACTTTCTAGTGGCAGGATCCTCCATAATGATATCAATTATGTTTTTTCCTTACCGCATCTATCTGGGCGGCTGTCACTCTTCCAGACTAATTTCTATGATCATTTGGAACGGATGAATTATTACCATGATTCCCAGCGGACCTTTGTCTTTCACAACCTAAGTGGAGTTGATCGAAAACATCGAGGAATAGAGGCAAGTGTAACCTATAGTCTGAACCAAAACTGGAATTTCGATTTTATTGGTACCCTAGCTGAATATTACTATAGCAACAATCCCATGGGGACCATGAACTCAGAAAATGGCCTTATGGTGAATTTGGAGGAGAAAGTTTACATGAAGAACCTCTTTGTCTCTGGAACGCCACAGGCAGCCGGAATCTTTGCTGCCAGGTATTTCTACGATTACTGGTTCCTCGAGATGAGTGGGAATCTTGTCAGCTGGAACTACATGTCCTCTGCTGCTTTGAGGAGAATGGCTTCAGTATATTCCACGGTGAACCCCTATCAAGATAGTTATGAATCATATAGGAAATTGACAAGCCAAGAGAGGCTGAAAGGAAATTTTACCTTGGATGCCTCGGTTGGGAAGTTGATCTACCTTCGGAACCGACGTGCCTTGAACTTCAATCTGTCGATTATGAACTTACTGAACCAAAAAAATGTTGGGACTGGCGGTTATGAACAAGGTAGGTTGGACCTAGTATATCCAGATAGGTTCAATTCTCGATATTTCTATATGCAGGGTTTCAATGTGTTTTTTAATACAAGTTATAGGTTTTAATAAAGTTATTAGATGAAAAATATTAGGTTAATCTATTTGTTCTTATTCAGCATGCTTTTCTTGGCATGTGAACGCGAGTATACCCCACCACCTTTGACTGAACCGGTCTATAAGGGGAAACCGGTTAACATCAGTATAAAACAGTTAAAAGAACGATTTAAGGATATTAAGGATCCGGTATTTTTGGAGGAGGAATTAATCATAAAAGGGATTGTGACTGCAAATGATGAATCTGGCAACATCTATAAGCAAATCTATGTACAGGATGGAACGGCAGGCATTTATTTAGGCGTGGAACAAAATTCGGTCTATGTGACCTATCAGGTTGGTCAGGAAGTTTATGTGAACCTTAAGGACTTATATATCTTAAAGTATGGTGGTGAATTGCAGATCGGTTTGGGGACCACCAATGCCAATAGGATTTCCTGGCAGAGTTTTCAGGATAAGGTCAAGATGAATTCATGGCCAAACCCAGCGAATGTAAAATATAAAGAAATATCGTTTGATAAACTGACGGACGATCTGGTCCATCAAATCGTTGAAGTAAGGGACATACGTTTTGTCAATGGCGGAAAAAGGACCTTTTCGGAAAAAAATGCCACCAGCAATGAGGAAATAAGGGATCAGGATGGGAAAGTGCTGGTTGTTCGGACGAGTAATTATTCGAATTTTTCCCAGGACCTATTGCCTAGGGGGATCGGTAGCCTTATTGGGATATTAGGAAGGTTCAATGGTACCTGGCAGCTTTTGTTGCGGACAAAGGCCGATGTTCTGAGTTTTAGTGGAGAAAATCCGGAAGAGGTCAAACCGACTGCCGGCAGTTTTTTCAAAGAAACCTTTGGACAGGGAACCTATCCATCAG contains:
- a CDS encoding carboxypeptidase-like regulatory domain-containing protein — protein: MQRIFSIIFLLTCFCVAVLGQEGIQLSGKVVHSRTKIPLVGVSVYLEQNKMNSSSNEEGEFVFVNLKSGPEKLIIQSAGFRNYEMEFEIKDSSFMRLEDIELVAENQIDVQTVLGVIDDDIISSEGDMSSQDIQASVILSNDLYLNKVGFKLFPYRFRVRGYDPHYEQIYINGILANDQYRRVFNYASIGALNDLTRNGDVVNYNQIGTYTFGTIGGSENINMRASSYAKGGKLTLSYTNRNYYARSMFSYSTGLNEKGWAFTGAIGGRFSDKGFIPGTSYRNFSYALSMEKQWQGGDHSLSVLSFGSPVVRGQQGSSFQEVYDLVGDNLYNPNWGYQNGKIRNSRMVHAYDPTLVISHRWKIDDRSSLTSGGILHYGRYSNSALNWYNAMDPRPDYYRYLPSNFSRFTPRLDMRTIEQYTQLWKSRDPKVTQLNWEEMYRQNLNPENIRKTNGAALYTLERRHSDLMEGTVNITFNKLYQNNFNLTAGIEARKTRSYQYKTIDDLLGADHVVDLDKFAERENPGNENVKQNDLLFPNRKVYEGDIFGYDYDIDIQAVNAWLSNGFQSRNLEFYYGTKISYTDFRRVGNMRNGRFPDHSYGKGPKYDFVDFTVKAGLTYKFDGRNFLSANSAYITEPPAPDRSYVMPRVTDRVVKGLSSGRILHNDINYVFSLPHLSGRLSLFQTNFYDHLERMNYYHDSQRTFVFHNLSGVDRKHRGIEASVTYSLNQNWNFDFIGTLAEYYYSNNPMGTMNSENGLMVNLEEKVYMKNLFVSGTPQAAGIFAARYFYDYWFLEMSGNLVSWNYMSSAALRRMASVYSTVNPYQDSYESYRKLTSQERLKGNFTLDASVGKLIYLRNRRALNFNLSIMNLLNQKNVGTGGYEQGRLDLVYPDRFNSRYFYMQGFNVFFNTSYRF
- a CDS encoding DUF5689 domain-containing protein, with the protein product MKNIRLIYLFLFSMLFLACEREYTPPPLTEPVYKGKPVNISIKQLKERFKDIKDPVFLEEELIIKGIVTANDESGNIYKQIYVQDGTAGIYLGVEQNSVYVTYQVGQEVYVNLKDLYILKYGGELQIGLGTTNANRISWQSFQDKVKMNSWPNPANVKYKEISFDKLTDDLVHQIVEVRDIRFVNGGKRTFSEKNATSNEEIRDQDGKVLVVRTSNYSNFSQDLLPRGIGSLIGILGRFNGTWQLLLRTKADVLSFSGENPEEVKPTAGSFFKETFGQGTYPSGNRPKINDFKDFDMKPPVQYKEDASIADVRSISGGNGAHIWLPANRDATVEISGINSQGKGEVTLSYQLTANLFDASASADLNQIQVKVNGQLMSVPSKPISNAAGDNNKWFTISIPKIPQANNLRIEFVSNSANNKIGFRLDNIELVGADSGNGGKKEIIIPQLK